A part of Geothrix oryzae genomic DNA contains:
- a CDS encoding chemotaxis protein CheW — MAAADSSFQALQQVLCFALAGEAYALPILKVREIQAQATITRIPKAPSYMPGVINLRGAIVPILELRQRFALGEAPEDTRPVIIIVEVQGRTLGIRVDSVSDVLDLDASAIRPAPELGTQTALGREFIAGLASLPGATGSDSMLILLDLDRLLSDGELLALEAATA, encoded by the coding sequence ATGGCCGCCGCTGACAGCAGTTTCCAGGCGCTCCAGCAGGTGCTCTGTTTCGCCCTCGCCGGCGAGGCCTACGCCCTGCCCATCCTGAAGGTCCGGGAAATCCAGGCCCAGGCCACCATCACCCGGATCCCCAAGGCGCCGTCGTACATGCCCGGCGTGATCAACCTGCGGGGAGCCATCGTGCCGATCCTCGAGCTGCGGCAGCGGTTCGCCCTGGGAGAGGCGCCCGAGGACACCCGCCCCGTCATCATCATCGTCGAGGTCCAGGGCCGCACCCTGGGCATCCGCGTGGACTCCGTCTCCGATGTGCTCGACCTCGACGCCTCGGCCATCCGGCCGGCACCCGAGCTCGGCACCCAGACCGCGCTGGGCCGCGAGTTCATCGCCGGCCTGGCCTCCCTGCCCGGCGCCACAGGCTCGGATTCCATGCTGATCCTCCTCGACCTGGACCGCCTGCTCTCGGACGGCGAACTGCTCGCCCTCGAAGCGGCCACGGCCTGA
- a CDS encoding methyl-accepting chemotaxis protein: MHSAIALFPTAPLGGITVLTNLKIGTRLSVGFGIVLALLLLIAGVGLNRMSHIADDTNEIVTRYNKQVAWANGMSDQLFTISRITRTILLMDNIPDRKAAVERIGKARDIFNDLSKKLEDSLVSQEAKANFENLQVQLQKVRTANNHVIEASLAGRDKEATRLMFDEARPADQSLQDAVLKTVKFFDGAVISRHEQAKDSYKQAMIIVVTCSVLALIAGSLMSFFITRSITHPLREVGAVMETVAQGDLTQRLELHSKDELGELGRIINNTNEGLREMVLQIQESALAISTASGEISMGNTDLSRRTEEQAASLEETASSMEQITSNVNQTADNARSANQESGKARQVAQDGGTAVGQVIEAMEAINQSSAKINEIIGVVDEIAFQTNLLALNAAVEAARAGEQGRGFAVVAAEVRNLAKRSADAAKEIKVLIRESVAKSQDGTKVAAHAGDTIQEVVANVQRVTSLVGEIAGATQEQSTGLNEINKAVVQMDEVTQQNAALVEESAAAAESLDAQAHALTEIVARFKTGVEVRRTEAARVRPNGAPHPQALRPAAKPTRAAVKRGSARPELAAAKQPVPTPRSDDDGQWEAF; the protein is encoded by the coding sequence ATGCACTCGGCTATCGCCCTTTTCCCTACCGCACCACTCGGAGGAATCACCGTGCTCACCAACCTGAAGATCGGAACTCGCCTGAGCGTTGGCTTCGGAATTGTCCTGGCGCTCCTTCTGCTCATCGCAGGCGTCGGATTGAACCGGATGAGCCACATCGCGGACGACACCAACGAGATCGTCACTCGCTACAACAAGCAGGTGGCCTGGGCCAATGGCATGTCCGATCAGCTCTTCACGATCAGCCGCATCACCCGGACGATCCTCCTCATGGACAACATCCCGGACCGAAAAGCAGCCGTCGAGCGGATCGGCAAGGCCCGCGACATTTTTAACGATCTCTCCAAGAAGCTCGAAGACTCCCTCGTCAGCCAGGAAGCGAAAGCGAATTTCGAGAACCTGCAGGTGCAACTTCAGAAAGTAAGAACGGCCAACAACCATGTCATAGAGGCCAGTCTCGCGGGCCGAGACAAAGAAGCCACCCGGCTGATGTTCGATGAGGCCCGCCCGGCGGATCAGTCCCTGCAGGATGCGGTTCTCAAGACTGTCAAATTTTTCGATGGTGCCGTCATCTCACGCCACGAGCAGGCCAAGGACAGCTACAAACAGGCCATGATCATCGTAGTCACCTGCTCGGTGTTGGCCTTGATCGCCGGCTCCTTGATGTCCTTCTTCATCACCCGCAGCATCACCCATCCGCTGCGGGAAGTGGGCGCGGTCATGGAGACCGTGGCCCAGGGTGACCTGACCCAGCGGCTTGAGCTCCACTCGAAGGACGAACTGGGCGAGCTGGGACGCATCATCAACAACACCAATGAGGGATTGCGGGAGATGGTGCTGCAGATCCAGGAGAGCGCGCTGGCCATCTCCACGGCTTCGGGTGAGATCTCCATGGGCAACACGGACCTGAGCCGCCGCACCGAGGAACAGGCCGCCAGCCTCGAAGAGACCGCCAGCAGCATGGAGCAGATCACCAGCAATGTGAACCAGACCGCCGACAACGCGCGGTCCGCCAACCAGGAATCCGGCAAGGCCCGCCAGGTGGCCCAGGACGGCGGCACCGCCGTCGGCCAGGTCATCGAGGCCATGGAGGCCATCAACCAGAGCTCCGCGAAGATCAACGAGATCATCGGCGTGGTGGACGAGATCGCCTTCCAGACCAACCTGCTGGCGCTCAACGCCGCGGTGGAGGCCGCCCGGGCCGGCGAGCAGGGCCGAGGCTTCGCGGTGGTGGCGGCGGAAGTCCGCAACCTCGCCAAGCGCAGCGCCGACGCCGCCAAGGAGATCAAGGTCCTCATCCGCGAAAGCGTCGCCAAGTCCCAGGACGGCACCAAGGTCGCCGCCCACGCCGGAGACACCATCCAGGAGGTGGTGGCCAATGTGCAGCGCGTGACCTCGCTCGTGGGCGAGATCGCCGGCGCCACCCAGGAGCAGAGCACGGGCCTGAACGAGATCAACAAGGCCGTGGTCCAGATGGACGAAGTCACGCAGCAGAACGCCGCCCTGGTGGAGGAATCCGCGGCCGCCGCCGAGTCCCTGGATGCCCAGGCCCACGCCCTGACGGAGATCGTGGCCCGGTTCAAGACCGGCGTGGAAGTCCGCCGCACGGAGGCCGCCCGCGTCCGCCCCAATGGCGCCCCGCACCCCCAGGCGCTCCGCCCGGCCGCCAAGCCCACCCGTGCCGCCGTGAAGCGCGGGAGCGCCCGCCCCGAACTCGCCGCCGCCAAACAGCCCGTGCCCACGCCCCGGAGCGATGACGACGGGCAGTGGGAAGCCTTTTGA
- a CDS encoding PAS domain S-box protein, giving the protein MAFLAALGTLLGRPWLAALGSGQVPMSPLGMGLVVLLSLAVFTTEGWSRARSLRRLSIGVALGVALLSLGVVIGHLLNRPSLLENWLFLGQPQVQRTSLLTALATLCAALSALFRWPFPDPAWRHRQGAAVLALIPVMMGTVVLVSYVAGAPVLYGTGTIPMSLPSALCAVGLGTALTLTAGGDVWPLAAFGLMPKKGRGPVDRWYLMGPLVLFLLLGVLILTAGSFYLRGQLKTTRARVLGELAAIAELKVRQIEAWSGERRLDAEQLFEGPLVQGQLRRFLAGSPQASERDIRAWMEGLQRNTYQRLILADGQGRIKISVPEDPSSSLDALDAAELEAVLRVPGITVTDLHRDADHPDLHLSLWVPIGVRPGAKPEGVLLLLLDPKQFLYPLVQSWPTPSASAETLLVRREGEEVLFLNELRHGGYAPMTLRLPLATAPDMPAVRAALGEEGVVAGRDYRGVPVLAALHRIPGTAWHMVAKVDEAEVYGPLRQRVWITGAALIGLLALAAATLGLMVRHHDADMIHAQLALSQRFEWLMQEANDIILLLDGEGRILEANLQAAESYGRPVAELRTMKVSDLRPVTSRSETAGQLERLQTHGSIRFETVHCRRDGSTFPVEVSARAVPFDGAPGVISFLRDITERVARERELQRMTRLYAALSQVNQAIVWSPTKAALLDKICEVLIEFGQFSMAWIGWNESVTHGVTVAAQSGDAKGYLGRIRVESGDSVLAGGPVGTAIREARPCVLNDFLGAPGTEPWREAATESGFAAVAAFPIRQDGEVVGALAVYAREKDFFGPQEEALLVEAAMDISFAMDHLAGEARRREAEAALLESERFLREAQEAGGVGTYTWDIQTDHWKSSPHLDRIFGIDASYPRDLTGWTRIVAPAFQEQMHAYVAGIIERHAPFDLDYPIVRISDGEPRWVHGAGELLWNEAGQPVALRGVIQDITEARAQARQLERLTQLYAALSQVNQAIVWSPTRETLLAKICEVMVAFGQFSMAWIGWDDPSTHEVRVLNQYGDAHGYLDGLQIRSDDTPLGRGATGTAIREGRPCVVNDFLGTSTSAPWHAAAVRCGYAASAAFPIRLGGEVCAALMVYSSEKDFFGAHEVALLEEAAGDVSFALDHLAGEDRRRESEAKLRKISVAVEQNPLSIVITDPQGTIEYINPAFTAITGYSAAEALGQNPRILKSLVTPPEHYQQMWETLARGEVWVGEFENLKKGGEPYYERATIAPVRDEAGILTSYIAIKEDITQRKRDEEERRALEAQLHQSQKLESLGSLAGGVAHDMNNVLGAILGLASTLREAADPFSSSAKNLDTIMSACLRGRGVVKSLLYFAHKDLQEEQLIDLNALVTEMSHLLSYTMLKRVQLRMDLRDGLGLVRGDNGALSHALMNLCVNAMDAMPGGGVLHISTRETADGGLELRVKDTGQGMSPEVLARAMEPFFTTKPQGKGTGLGLAMVYGTMKAHDGALDLASEPGAGTEATLRFPAHRVERPAPPPSAAKDLPKPEQAPLKVLLVDDDELIRESVAPMLEMLGHAVTTAPEGQEALRLLQGGLPVDLVILDMNMPGLSGPETLPRIRDLRPGLPVLMATGYSDQEIAPLLEENPGVASLRKPFSMKEIQKKIADLGIRPVEA; this is encoded by the coding sequence GTGGCGTTTCTGGCGGCGCTGGGCACCCTGCTGGGGCGGCCGTGGCTTGCGGCCCTGGGATCGGGTCAGGTGCCCATGTCGCCGTTGGGCATGGGACTGGTGGTCCTGCTGAGCCTGGCCGTCTTCACCACCGAGGGCTGGAGCCGCGCCCGGAGCCTTCGGCGCCTCTCGATCGGCGTGGCGCTGGGCGTGGCCCTCCTGAGCCTGGGGGTGGTGATCGGCCACCTCCTGAACCGCCCCTCGCTCTTGGAGAACTGGCTGTTCCTGGGGCAACCGCAGGTTCAGCGCACTTCGCTCCTGACCGCCCTGGCAACCCTCTGCGCTGCCCTGTCGGCCTTGTTCCGGTGGCCGTTTCCCGACCCTGCGTGGCGCCACCGGCAGGGTGCCGCCGTCCTGGCCCTGATCCCCGTCATGATGGGCACGGTGGTCCTGGTCAGCTATGTGGCGGGGGCGCCGGTGCTGTACGGGACCGGCACCATTCCGATGTCCCTGCCGTCGGCGCTTTGCGCCGTGGGCCTCGGCACGGCCCTGACGCTGACGGCCGGGGGCGATGTCTGGCCCCTGGCGGCTTTCGGCCTCATGCCGAAGAAGGGGCGTGGCCCCGTGGACCGGTGGTACCTGATGGGACCCCTGGTGCTCTTCCTGCTGCTGGGCGTGCTGATCCTCACGGCCGGTTCGTTCTACCTGCGCGGCCAGCTCAAGACGACCCGGGCGCGGGTGCTCGGGGAGCTGGCGGCCATCGCGGAACTCAAGGTCCGTCAGATCGAAGCCTGGTCCGGGGAGCGCCGCCTCGATGCCGAGCAGCTGTTCGAGGGTCCCCTCGTCCAGGGTCAGCTGCGGCGGTTCCTGGCGGGTTCTCCCCAGGCCTCCGAGCGCGACATCCGGGCCTGGATGGAGGGGCTGCAGCGGAACACCTACCAGCGCCTGATCCTGGCGGACGGCCAGGGCCGGATCAAGATCTCGGTGCCGGAGGACCCCTCCTCCAGCCTGGACGCCCTGGATGCGGCGGAGCTGGAGGCCGTGCTGCGGGTGCCCGGGATCACGGTGACGGATCTGCATCGGGATGCCGATCATCCGGATCTCCACCTGAGCCTGTGGGTCCCCATCGGAGTCCGGCCCGGCGCGAAGCCCGAGGGCGTCCTCCTCCTCCTGCTAGACCCGAAGCAGTTCCTGTATCCGCTGGTGCAGTCCTGGCCCACGCCCAGCGCCAGCGCGGAGACGCTTCTGGTCCGGAGAGAAGGGGAGGAGGTCCTGTTCCTGAACGAACTCCGGCACGGGGGGTACGCTCCCATGACCCTGCGGCTGCCCCTGGCGACGGCGCCCGACATGCCCGCGGTCCGGGCTGCCTTGGGCGAGGAGGGGGTGGTGGCCGGCCGCGACTACCGGGGCGTGCCGGTCCTCGCGGCCCTGCACAGGATTCCGGGAACGGCCTGGCACATGGTGGCCAAGGTGGACGAGGCTGAGGTCTACGGCCCGCTGCGGCAGCGCGTGTGGATCACCGGAGCCGCGCTGATCGGGCTGCTGGCCCTGGCCGCCGCGACCCTGGGCCTGATGGTGAGGCACCACGATGCGGACATGATCCACGCACAGCTCGCGCTCTCCCAGCGGTTCGAGTGGCTCATGCAGGAAGCCAACGACATCATCCTGCTGCTGGATGGCGAGGGCCGCATTCTCGAGGCGAACCTCCAGGCCGCCGAGAGCTACGGCCGTCCGGTCGCCGAACTGAGGACGATGAAGGTCTCAGATCTCCGGCCGGTGACATCGCGATCTGAGACGGCCGGCCAGCTGGAACGGCTGCAGACCCACGGATCCATCCGGTTCGAAACCGTCCACTGCCGTCGGGACGGCTCGACCTTCCCGGTGGAGGTGAGCGCCCGGGCGGTCCCCTTCGATGGCGCCCCCGGCGTGATCAGCTTCCTGCGCGACATCACGGAGCGCGTCGCCCGGGAGCGCGAGCTCCAGCGGATGACCCGCCTCTACGCCGCACTGAGTCAGGTCAATCAGGCCATCGTCTGGTCGCCCACCAAGGCGGCCCTGCTCGACAAGATATGCGAAGTGCTCATCGAATTCGGCCAATTCAGCATGGCCTGGATCGGCTGGAATGAATCCGTCACCCACGGCGTGACGGTCGCCGCGCAGTCCGGCGATGCGAAGGGCTATCTGGGCCGCATCCGTGTGGAGAGCGGGGACTCGGTCCTGGCCGGAGGCCCGGTGGGGACGGCGATCCGGGAAGCCCGCCCCTGCGTCCTGAACGACTTTCTGGGCGCGCCCGGGACTGAACCCTGGCGCGAGGCCGCGACCGAATCGGGGTTCGCCGCTGTGGCTGCCTTCCCCATCCGGCAGGATGGGGAGGTGGTGGGCGCCCTGGCCGTCTACGCCCGGGAGAAGGATTTCTTCGGTCCTCAGGAGGAGGCGCTGCTGGTGGAAGCGGCGATGGACATCTCCTTCGCCATGGATCACCTGGCGGGCGAGGCGCGCCGCCGCGAGGCGGAGGCCGCCCTCCTGGAGAGCGAGCGGTTCCTGCGGGAAGCGCAGGAGGCCGGGGGCGTCGGAACCTACACCTGGGACATCCAGACGGATCACTGGAAGAGCAGCCCCCACCTCGATCGGATCTTCGGCATCGACGCCAGCTATCCGCGGGACCTCACGGGCTGGACGCGCATCGTGGCTCCCGCCTTCCAGGAGCAGATGCACGCCTATGTGGCCGGGATCATCGAACGGCATGCGCCCTTCGATCTCGACTACCCCATCGTCCGCATCTCGGACGGTGAGCCGCGCTGGGTTCACGGGGCGGGGGAGCTCCTCTGGAACGAGGCGGGGCAGCCGGTGGCCCTGCGGGGCGTCATCCAGGACATCACCGAAGCCCGGGCCCAGGCCCGCCAGCTGGAGCGGCTGACCCAGCTCTACGCCGCCCTGAGCCAGGTGAACCAGGCGATTGTCTGGTCCCCCACCCGCGAGACGCTGCTCGCCAAGATCTGCGAAGTGATGGTGGCGTTCGGGCAGTTCAGCATGGCCTGGATCGGCTGGGACGACCCCTCGACCCACGAGGTGCGGGTGCTCAACCAGTACGGAGACGCCCACGGCTACCTCGACGGCCTGCAGATCCGCAGCGACGACACGCCCCTGGGCCGCGGGGCCACCGGCACGGCCATCCGCGAAGGGCGCCCCTGCGTCGTGAACGACTTCCTGGGCACCTCTACCTCGGCCCCCTGGCATGCGGCGGCCGTCCGGTGCGGCTACGCGGCCTCGGCGGCCTTCCCCATCCGGCTGGGGGGGGAGGTCTGTGCGGCGCTGATGGTCTATTCCTCGGAGAAGGACTTCTTCGGCGCCCATGAAGTGGCGCTCCTGGAGGAGGCGGCCGGCGATGTCTCCTTCGCCCTGGATCACCTGGCGGGCGAGGATCGGCGGCGCGAATCGGAAGCCAAGCTGCGCAAGATCTCCGTGGCGGTGGAGCAGAATCCGCTGTCCATCGTGATCACCGACCCCCAGGGGACCATCGAGTACATCAATCCCGCCTTCACGGCGATCACCGGCTACTCGGCCGCGGAGGCCCTCGGGCAGAATCCCCGCATCCTGAAATCCCTCGTCACGCCGCCCGAGCACTACCAGCAGATGTGGGAGACCCTGGCGCGCGGCGAGGTGTGGGTGGGCGAGTTCGAGAACCTCAAGAAGGGGGGCGAGCCGTACTACGAACGGGCCACCATCGCCCCGGTCCGGGACGAGGCGGGCATCCTCACCAGCTACATCGCCATCAAGGAAGACATCACCCAGCGGAAGCGCGACGAGGAGGAGCGCCGCGCCCTGGAAGCCCAGCTCCATCAGTCGCAGAAGCTCGAGAGCCTCGGGAGCCTGGCCGGCGGCGTGGCCCACGACATGAACAATGTGCTGGGGGCCATCCTGGGCTTGGCCTCCACGCTGCGGGAAGCGGCGGATCCCTTCTCCTCCTCGGCGAAGAACCTCGACACGATCATGAGCGCCTGCCTCCGCGGGCGCGGCGTGGTCAAGAGCCTCCTCTACTTCGCCCACAAGGACCTCCAGGAGGAGCAGCTCATCGACCTCAATGCCCTGGTCACCGAGATGAGCCACCTCCTGAGCTACACCATGCTCAAGCGCGTCCAGCTCCGGATGGACCTCCGGGATGGGCTCGGGCTGGTGCGGGGCGATAACGGGGCGCTGAGTCATGCGCTCATGAACCTCTGCGTGAATGCCATGGACGCCATGCCCGGCGGCGGCGTCCTCCACATCTCGACGCGGGAGACCGCCGATGGCGGCCTGGAGCTGCGCGTGAAGGACACGGGCCAGGGCATGAGCCCGGAGGTGCTGGCCCGGGCCATGGAGCCCTTCTTCACTACCAAGCCGCAAGGGAAGGGCACTGGCCTGGGGCTGGCGATGGTCTACGGCACCATGAAGGCCCATGACGGCGCTCTGGACCTGGCCAGCGAGCCGGGGGCGGGCACCGAAGCCACCCTCCGCTTCCCCGCCCACCGGGTGGAGCGGCCGGCTCCGCCCCCGTCGGCCGCCAAGGACCTGCCGAAGCCCGAGCAGGCCCCGCTGAAGGTGCTGCTGGTGGACGACGACGAGCTGATCCGGGAATCGGTGGCGCCCATGCTGGAGATGCTGGGCCATGCCGTGACCACCGCGCCCGAGGGCCAGGAGGCGCTCCGGCTCCTGCAGGGCGGCCTCCCGGTGGACCTGGTGATCCTCGACATGAACATGCCGGGCCTGAGCGGCCCGGAAACCCTGCCCCGGATCCGGGATCTCCGGCCCGGCCTGCCGGTGCTCATGGCCACGGGCTACAGCGATCAGGAGATCGCGCCGCTGCTGGAGGAGAACCCCGGCGTGGCCAGCTTGCGGAAGCCCTTCAGCATGAAGGAGATCCAGAAGAAGATCGCCGACCTCGGCATCCGCCCAGTGGAGGCCTAG
- a CDS encoding STAS domain-containing protein gives MTRKPSPPGPPTPQIALALQGDLDIFAIHSQWEQIAAQAAASGLPAVLDLSGVGDLDLSGLQLLAALDRDLRAKGGRLALTGLKDEWKGRFSHLGLADLLLEVPS, from the coding sequence ATGACCCGGAAGCCTTCGCCGCCCGGTCCGCCGACGCCCCAGATCGCCCTGGCCCTCCAGGGCGATCTGGACATTTTCGCCATCCACTCGCAGTGGGAGCAGATCGCGGCGCAGGCGGCCGCCAGCGGGCTGCCGGCGGTCCTGGACCTCTCGGGTGTCGGGGACCTGGATCTGTCGGGCCTGCAGCTGCTGGCCGCCCTGGATCGCGACCTGCGGGCCAAGGGCGGGCGCCTGGCGTTGACCGGCCTCAAAGATGAGTGGAAAGGCCGATTCAGTCACCTCGGCCTGGCCGACCTGCTCCTGGAAGTCCCCTCATGA